From Vibrio tritonius, the proteins below share one genomic window:
- a CDS encoding type III PLP-dependent enzyme has protein sequence MAHSVLDFSSFSALSAEETHLIETSVAQYGAPLLLLDCDTVRSQYRALKAALPDVTLHFALKPLPHPAVVRALLDEGASFDLATSGEVDLVASQGVPAENTIHTHPIKRDIDIRDALAYGCQVFVVDNMNELEKFIAYRDEAEVLIRLSFRNAEAFADLSKKFGCSSESAIKMMTRAQELGIRIKGLSFHVGSQTTNPNKYVEAIHACRAVMEEAIELGLPALSTLDIGGGFPVSYCSKVTPIKEFCRPINAALATLPETIQVLAEPGRFIVAPAVMSVASVMGQAERDGETWYYLDDGVYGSFSGLMFDHGDYPIMAIKQGERFPSVLAGPTCDSIDVVAEHIMLPKLENGDLIVTRVMGAYTSATATDFNFFKRAQTVVLNDMVADQRMIG, from the coding sequence ATGGCTCATTCGGTATTGGATTTTTCCTCATTCTCTGCTCTTTCTGCAGAAGAAACTCACCTAATCGAAACTTCAGTTGCTCAATATGGCGCACCTTTATTACTGTTAGATTGTGATACTGTTCGCTCTCAATACCGCGCGCTGAAAGCAGCACTCCCAGATGTCACTTTGCATTTCGCGCTTAAACCACTGCCACACCCAGCAGTCGTTCGTGCTCTGCTAGATGAAGGTGCAAGCTTTGATTTAGCCACATCAGGTGAAGTGGATTTGGTTGCCAGCCAAGGCGTTCCGGCAGAAAACACTATCCATACTCACCCAATTAAACGTGACATTGATATCCGTGATGCACTTGCGTACGGCTGCCAAGTTTTTGTTGTCGATAACATGAATGAACTAGAAAAATTCATTGCATATCGCGATGAAGCAGAAGTGCTGATCCGCTTAAGCTTTCGCAATGCAGAAGCCTTTGCTGATCTATCGAAAAAATTTGGTTGTTCTTCTGAAAGTGCCATCAAAATGATGACCCGTGCGCAAGAACTAGGGATTCGTATCAAAGGCCTGTCATTTCACGTAGGCTCACAAACAACCAACCCTAATAAGTACGTAGAAGCGATTCATGCTTGTCGTGCAGTGATGGAAGAAGCGATTGAACTCGGTTTACCTGCATTGAGTACATTAGATATCGGTGGTGGTTTCCCAGTAAGTTACTGCAGCAAAGTGACTCCTATTAAGGAATTTTGCCGCCCAATTAATGCCGCTCTCGCAACGTTGCCTGAAACGATTCAAGTACTTGCTGAACCTGGACGTTTTATCGTTGCTCCGGCAGTAATGAGTGTTGCATCAGTGATGGGGCAAGCAGAACGTGACGGTGAAACTTGGTACTACCTTGACGATGGTGTTTATGGCTCATTTAGCGGTTTGATGTTCGACCATGGTGATTACCCAATCATGGCGATTAAACAAGGTGAACGCTTCCCTAGCGTATTAGCAGGACCAACTTGCGACAGTATTGACGTCGTTGCAGAGCATATCATGCTACCAAAACTTGAAAACGGCGACCTAATCGTCACTCGAGTTATGGGTGCCTACACCAGTGCAACCGCAACTGACTTTAACTTCTTTAAACGTGCGCAAACCGTGGTGCTTAACGACATGGTTGCCGACCAACGCATGATCGGTTAA
- a CDS encoding IS110 family RNA-guided transposase, producing MKPVNYSAYIGLDVHKDTIAVAIASPERQGEVRFYGNISSAKDSVIRLMKKLIKLHEPILVCYEAGPTGYGLYRLLLSMNIDCIVVAPSRIPKLSTNKIKNDHRDAVALARLLRAGELVDIWVPDITHEAMRDLVRARSCAKKDTKVAKQRIQSILLRAGKIYEKKMWTVRHRVWLANQSFPLPSQQIAYEHYRQSLEQIENRITQLDQEIDRLLPDWSLNNLVNQLQALKGVGRTIAISVVAELGDFSRFSNPKQIMAFLGLIPGEYSSGATVRKAGITKAGNVELRRLLYEAAWSYRTNAKVGNWLVTYRPDSVCQEAKDISWKAQQRLCFRYRSLVAKGKKSQVAITAVARELLGFMWDIAVTTQNQRV from the coding sequence ATGAAACCAGTTAACTATTCTGCTTATATTGGGCTGGATGTTCACAAAGATACAATTGCTGTTGCAATAGCAAGCCCCGAGAGACAGGGTGAAGTACGTTTTTATGGCAATATATCGTCAGCTAAAGATTCTGTCATTCGTTTGATGAAGAAGCTCATAAAACTCCACGAACCGATTCTTGTTTGCTATGAAGCAGGGCCAACTGGCTACGGTCTATATCGATTATTGTTAAGTATGAATATCGATTGCATCGTTGTCGCTCCTTCTAGAATTCCCAAGCTATCAACCAACAAGATAAAAAATGATCACCGAGATGCGGTTGCATTAGCAAGGCTGTTGAGAGCAGGAGAGTTGGTGGATATTTGGGTTCCCGATATTACGCATGAAGCAATGCGCGATCTTGTTAGGGCGAGAAGTTGTGCAAAAAAGGATACCAAAGTAGCCAAGCAACGAATTCAGAGTATTCTTCTGAGAGCAGGAAAAATATACGAGAAAAAGATGTGGACTGTTCGCCACCGAGTATGGCTGGCAAATCAGTCATTCCCGCTTCCATCCCAACAAATTGCGTACGAGCACTATCGACAAAGCCTTGAACAAATAGAAAATAGAATCACACAGCTTGACCAAGAGATTGATCGATTACTTCCAGATTGGTCGCTTAATAATCTTGTTAACCAATTACAAGCTTTGAAAGGCGTCGGTCGGACTATTGCAATTTCAGTTGTTGCTGAACTGGGAGATTTCTCTCGATTTAGTAATCCCAAGCAAATCATGGCGTTTCTGGGGTTGATTCCTGGTGAGTATTCAAGTGGAGCTACCGTCAGAAAAGCCGGAATAACTAAGGCTGGCAACGTAGAACTTAGGCGCTTGTTATATGAAGCAGCATGGAGCTATAGAACCAATGCAAAAGTAGGTAACTGGTTAGTCACCTACCGCCCAGATAGCGTCTGCCAAGAAGCTAAGGATATTTCTTGGAAAGCACAACAACGTTTATGTTTCCGTTATAGAAGCTTGGTAGCAAAAGGCAAAAAATCGCAGGTGGCTATTACGGCTGTTGCTAGAGAGTTACTTGGATTCATGTGGGATATCGCGGTAACTACTCAAAATCAGAGAGTTTAA
- a CDS encoding transporter substrate-binding domain-containing protein — MTSKKITTAIRRTFIGAALIASAATSVSASAESNTVDQILKSGELRLCFEAGYIPFEMTAKNGQYVGFDIDVAKHLARSLGVKFVPVNTAWDGIVPALKTNKCDFIAGMTVTPERNLSVLFADDYLKMGQTILISPKLKDKIHSYRDLNNKNYTVATQMGTSSAIGAEKYLFNARVDLYDTSADAVLQVMNGKADAFVYDLPYNAMYAAQHKDQVIHLDKPFTFEPMGWAIRRGDHDFLNLLNNYMKQIRGDGTYDRIYAKWFKSDKWLSKVQ, encoded by the coding sequence ATGACATCTAAAAAAATAACAACCGCAATTCGTCGTACTTTTATTGGTGCTGCGCTTATCGCCTCTGCTGCAACTAGCGTTTCAGCCTCTGCGGAATCAAATACTGTTGATCAAATCCTTAAGTCAGGTGAACTAAGATTGTGCTTCGAAGCAGGGTATATCCCCTTTGAAATGACCGCTAAAAATGGGCAATACGTTGGTTTTGATATCGATGTTGCAAAGCACTTAGCTCGTTCATTAGGCGTTAAATTTGTTCCAGTGAATACGGCATGGGATGGGATTGTGCCTGCGTTGAAAACCAATAAATGTGACTTTATTGCTGGCATGACAGTGACACCAGAGCGTAACTTAAGCGTATTGTTTGCCGACGACTATTTGAAAATGGGGCAAACTATTCTTATCTCGCCAAAACTTAAAGATAAAATCCACTCTTACCGAGATTTGAACAATAAGAACTACACAGTAGCCACTCAAATGGGAACCAGCAGTGCAATTGGTGCAGAAAAGTACCTATTTAATGCTCGTGTCGACCTTTACGACACTTCGGCTGATGCGGTTCTTCAGGTGATGAATGGTAAAGCGGACGCGTTTGTGTACGACTTACCTTATAACGCGATGTACGCTGCGCAACATAAAGACCAAGTGATTCACCTTGATAAGCCATTCACTTTTGAACCGATGGGCTGGGCAATTCGCCGTGGCGATCATGACTTTTTGAATCTGCTTAACAACTATATGAAACAGATTCGTGGTGATGGTACTTACGACCGTATTTATGCAAAATGGTTTAAATCAGATAAATGGCTTTCTAAAGTCCAGTAA
- a CDS encoding TetR/AcrR family transcriptional regulator, with protein sequence MPYDKSHKEKSRNKIVQSAKDLFSRYGFKKISIGEVMKQASLTHGAFYAHFKSKEALYEACFSELLADSRQARLVKSPLSINKLKALVTNYWGLNQSTTERLGPEVVLFNESGTDNEQVRILFQRSYENVKMMLEKRIWALGRIRKVELTPDTVSDKARAIMAALVGAVTIAKMITDEQEQQRLLENAQSEILTML encoded by the coding sequence ATGCCATACGACAAAAGCCACAAGGAAAAGTCTCGTAATAAGATAGTGCAATCGGCCAAAGACTTATTTTCCCGTTATGGATTTAAGAAAATATCGATTGGTGAAGTAATGAAGCAGGCGAGTTTAACTCATGGTGCATTTTATGCGCACTTTAAATCAAAAGAAGCACTTTATGAGGCTTGTTTTTCTGAATTACTTGCAGACAGTCGTCAAGCTAGATTGGTCAAAAGCCCACTAAGCATAAATAAGCTAAAGGCCCTTGTGACCAATTATTGGGGGCTTAATCAGTCGACGACAGAAAGGTTGGGACCGGAAGTTGTGCTATTTAACGAATCGGGTACGGATAACGAACAAGTGCGAATTTTATTTCAGCGTTCCTATGAGAATGTAAAAATGATGCTAGAAAAACGCATTTGGGCGCTCGGCCGAATTCGTAAAGTTGAATTAACGCCCGATACCGTAAGTGACAAAGCACGGGCCATTATGGCAGCACTTGTCGGTGCGGTGACCATTGCTAAAATGATCACCGATGAACAAGAGCAGCAGCGTCTATTAGAAAACGCTCAATCGGAAATATTGACCATGCTTTAG
- the tnpB gene encoding IS66 family insertion sequence element accessory protein TnpB (TnpB, as the term is used for proteins encoded by IS66 family insertion elements, is considered an accessory protein, since TnpC, encoded by a neighboring gene, is a DDE family transposase.) yields MKRMMTAPVVYLYREFVDFRKSINGLALLIESETDLELGSGALFLFTNKQRDKIKVLYWDQTGYALWYKRLEKAKFKWPTQEKNTVFTLTQFDLDRLLSGFTIIGHKPVKIDSFTMG; encoded by the coding sequence ATGAAACGCATGATGACCGCGCCAGTGGTGTATTTATACCGTGAGTTTGTCGATTTCAGAAAATCTATCAATGGTCTGGCGCTGTTGATTGAATCTGAAACCGACCTCGAATTGGGCTCAGGGGCTTTGTTCCTCTTCACCAATAAACAACGCGATAAAATCAAAGTTCTGTATTGGGACCAAACGGGTTATGCGCTCTGGTATAAACGCCTCGAAAAAGCCAAGTTTAAGTGGCCAACACAAGAGAAAAACACGGTGTTTACCTTAACGCAATTTGACCTCGACAGGCTGCTTTCTGGCTTCACAATAATCGGCCATAAACCGGTAAAAATCGACAGTTTTACAATGGGTTAA
- a CDS encoding EamA family transporter, with the protein MSFRDKLLALAIVIVWGVNFVVIKVGLQGMPPLLLAGLRFAFVAFPAILFIKRPKLPFKWLLLYGLTINFGQFALLFWALKLGMAAGLASLILQVQAFITVFLGALLLKEKIKVHNLISIAIAALGIYMLATAQTQTAASLSWFTLVLVIGAASAWAFGNITNKVIMAKHTVPTMSLVVWSALVPTCAFAISSMVFEGSDLIVQSLVQIKWHNILALAYLSYLATIVGYGGWSYLLSRYETSLVAPLSLLVPVFGLLSAMILLDEHLSLHQVIGVIIIAIGLIFNVFGSRWFANRKPVRSAASSSK; encoded by the coding sequence ATGTCTTTTCGCGATAAACTATTGGCTTTGGCCATTGTCATCGTCTGGGGAGTCAACTTTGTGGTGATCAAAGTTGGGTTGCAAGGAATGCCACCGCTCCTTCTCGCCGGATTACGCTTTGCTTTTGTTGCTTTTCCGGCCATCTTATTTATTAAACGCCCTAAATTACCTTTTAAATGGCTACTTCTTTACGGGCTCACCATCAACTTTGGGCAATTTGCCTTGCTATTCTGGGCATTAAAACTCGGAATGGCTGCTGGTTTAGCATCATTAATATTGCAAGTACAAGCATTTATTACCGTATTTCTTGGTGCCTTGCTGCTTAAAGAAAAGATCAAAGTTCATAATTTAATCTCCATCGCCATTGCAGCACTTGGGATCTATATGTTAGCAACCGCTCAGACACAAACCGCAGCAAGCCTTTCTTGGTTTACATTAGTGCTGGTCATTGGTGCTGCCAGCGCTTGGGCATTTGGTAATATCACCAATAAAGTGATTATGGCTAAACACACTGTGCCTACCATGTCACTTGTGGTTTGGAGCGCACTTGTGCCTACTTGTGCTTTTGCTATTTCCTCAATGGTCTTTGAAGGCAGCGACTTGATTGTGCAATCATTAGTACAGATAAAATGGCACAATATTTTGGCCCTAGCCTACCTATCCTACCTTGCCACTATTGTCGGCTATGGTGGGTGGAGTTACCTACTTAGCCGTTATGAAACCTCTTTGGTTGCACCGCTCTCTTTGCTGGTGCCCGTGTTCGGTTTGTTAAGTGCGATGATCCTACTTGATGAGCACTTATCACTACATCAAGTGATTGGCGTTATTATTATTGCTATCGGATTGATCTTTAACGTATTTGGCTCTCGCTGGTTCGCCAATCGTAAGCCCGTTCGTTCCGCTGCCTCATCAAGTAAATAA
- a CDS encoding class I SAM-dependent methyltransferase, whose amino-acid sequence MKKIISKLFSEEIDDSLLFKYDDEEFSKLMLIEHLDQNSFGASRARSFIKREVEFISKVFSELNIGRNLLDIGCGPGFYCDDFNYSGYSCDGVDMSPSVIEFAKNNIRDSQFHCCKIQELISQKKYDAALVLFGLLNEIEDADSFISSTSKHIKGDGYLVLEVMHPHFFNSLVSESINVSGRETPSCFSKSSHVRVTKRFFSKERDCLVNRSMVVDDNGMMKLYESHFTCYDLEKATRLLESNGFMDVQCVQSPQTGEFSYESYYHYIIAKKRPLD is encoded by the coding sequence ATGAAAAAAATAATAAGTAAACTTTTTAGTGAAGAAATTGATGATTCTCTATTGTTTAAATACGATGATGAAGAATTTAGCAAATTAATGCTTATTGAGCATCTAGATCAAAATAGTTTTGGTGCATCTAGAGCTAGATCTTTTATTAAAAGAGAAGTCGAGTTCATTAGTAAAGTTTTTAGCGAACTAAACATCGGACGTAATTTGCTCGACATTGGCTGTGGCCCAGGTTTCTATTGTGACGATTTTAATTACTCTGGATACTCGTGTGACGGTGTTGACATGTCACCTTCGGTAATCGAATTTGCTAAAAATAATATCAGAGATAGTCAATTTCATTGTTGTAAGATCCAAGAATTGATATCCCAAAAAAAATATGATGCAGCATTGGTTTTGTTCGGATTACTGAATGAAATTGAAGATGCTGATTCTTTTATTTCTTCGACTTCTAAACATATAAAAGGTGATGGTTATCTTGTTCTTGAGGTCATGCATCCTCATTTTTTTAATTCTCTGGTATCTGAGTCTATCAATGTTTCTGGCCGAGAAACACCATCTTGTTTTTCTAAAAGTTCACATGTGAGAGTTACAAAGCGTTTCTTTTCAAAAGAACGAGACTGTCTAGTCAACCGTAGCATGGTAGTTGATGATAATGGCATGATGAAACTCTATGAATCACACTTCACTTGTTATGATTTAGAAAAAGCAACGAGGCTGTTAGAAAGTAATGGCTTTATGGATGTACAATGTGTTCAAAGCCCTCAAACTGGTGAGTTCTCTTATGAGAGCTATTACCATTACATCATCGCAAAAAAACGACCTCTAGATTGA
- a CDS encoding helix-turn-helix domain-containing protein — protein sequence MSIDMKHDIYPFVADEIKRLLKTKSISYKHLSDYLGVSEKTITRSLNNHQELSLERLSSICSLLNIQLSDLLSTAEKNMAKIHYYNEKQDIAMSENPEMYHLLHGVFAEQNIERLAEMRGKTVAEMYLALRDLEKLDLISIGTNNTCTLRVPKYTVFRHNSRYAKKLNMQP from the coding sequence ATGAGCATTGATATGAAACATGATATATATCCATTTGTAGCGGATGAAATCAAACGGCTATTGAAAACAAAATCCATTAGCTACAAGCACCTTAGCGATTACTTAGGTGTTTCAGAGAAGACAATCACCCGCTCATTGAATAATCATCAAGAATTAAGCCTTGAGCGCCTGTCATCTATTTGTAGTTTACTAAATATACAGCTATCAGATCTTCTTTCTACTGCCGAAAAGAATATGGCAAAGATACATTATTATAATGAAAAACAAGATATAGCTATGTCTGAAAACCCTGAAATGTATCATTTGCTGCATGGCGTGTTTGCTGAACAAAATATCGAACGCTTGGCAGAAATGCGTGGAAAAACAGTAGCGGAGATGTATCTCGCCCTTAGGGATTTGGAAAAACTAGACCTTATTAGTATCGGTACCAACAATACTTGTACATTACGTGTACCTAAATACACTGTATTTCGCCATAATTCGCGTTACGCAAAAAAATTAAACATGCAACCATGA
- the fabF gene encoding beta-ketoacyl-ACP synthase II, translating into MNSPIVITGMGIISPLGCQLDVVWERLIASKSGIVSINHFPTEDLPVTVAGQVPTIDQDSIGGFDVDNYIEKKEQKKLDRFTMFALAAAQQALTQANWFPQDVADQEATATIIGSGIGGFRTITQAQETMKSRGYKKLSPFTVPAFLANLAAGNISIKYGFKGPIGCPVTACAAGVQAIGDGMRMIRNGEAEVAVVGGAEACIDPLSLASFNALKALSTNTEPQTASRPFDQDRNGFVMGEGSGVLVIETLEHALKRGAKPLAIISGYGTSSDAHHITAGPEDGSGAAHAIRRALRSADLTIEDIDYVNAHATSTPVGDNAEIASLRNVFGAHLPKVPISATKSATGHLLGAAGGVESIFTAMAVIHGVIPATQNLEHVDESMQDLDLVPLQARHQPVSHALCNGFGFGGVNAAVLISRYE; encoded by the coding sequence ATGAACTCACCAATCGTAATAACAGGCATGGGCATCATTAGTCCACTTGGCTGTCAGCTTGATGTCGTTTGGGAACGACTTATCGCTTCAAAATCAGGCATTGTTAGTATCAATCATTTCCCCACTGAAGACCTTCCAGTCACCGTCGCAGGACAAGTACCCACCATAGATCAAGACTCCATCGGTGGATTTGACGTTGATAACTATATTGAAAAAAAAGAACAGAAGAAATTAGACCGTTTCACCATGTTTGCGCTTGCGGCTGCACAACAAGCGCTAACTCAAGCTAATTGGTTTCCGCAAGATGTTGCAGACCAAGAAGCAACCGCAACAATTATCGGTTCGGGGATTGGTGGTTTTCGCACGATCACCCAAGCGCAAGAAACCATGAAATCCCGTGGCTACAAAAAATTGTCTCCTTTTACGGTTCCCGCCTTTCTAGCCAATTTGGCGGCAGGAAACATCTCCATTAAATACGGGTTTAAAGGCCCCATTGGTTGCCCGGTGACCGCCTGCGCAGCCGGTGTTCAAGCGATTGGTGATGGCATGCGCATGATTCGCAATGGCGAAGCAGAAGTGGCCGTCGTCGGAGGTGCTGAAGCCTGTATCGACCCTTTATCACTAGCCAGTTTTAACGCGTTAAAAGCGTTATCAACCAACACAGAACCTCAAACCGCTTCTCGTCCATTTGATCAAGACCGCAACGGTTTTGTCATGGGGGAAGGCTCTGGTGTATTAGTGATTGAAACTCTCGAACATGCACTTAAACGCGGTGCAAAACCGTTAGCCATCATCAGTGGCTATGGCACCAGTAGCGATGCACATCATATTACCGCTGGACCTGAAGATGGTTCAGGTGCTGCACATGCTATTCGCCGTGCACTTCGCTCCGCAGATTTGACTATTGAAGATATCGATTACGTGAATGCTCATGCCACTTCAACCCCAGTGGGTGACAACGCGGAAATCGCCAGCCTACGCAATGTGTTTGGCGCGCATTTACCCAAGGTTCCTATTTCTGCGACCAAATCCGCAACGGGTCATTTACTCGGTGCGGCTGGTGGTGTGGAAAGTATCTTCACTGCCATGGCGGTTATTCATGGCGTGATACCTGCGACGCAAAACCTTGAACATGTAGATGAATCGATGCAAGACTTAGATTTAGTACCATTACAAGCTCGCCATCAGCCAGTATCTCACGCATTGTGTAATGGATTTGGCTTCGGTGGTGTAAATGCCGCGGTACTCATTAGCCGTTATGAATAA
- a CDS encoding MFS transporter has translation MNNKFYYLSFAYLLSSTALSSFLLVQQHITINILSSPELVGILLAVNFLPKVIFIPIGGYIADRYSKRALLSGTTFARVILLLGASYFSYIDSLTINQLYIISFIFGILDAVFIPTANSCLPYFVNHESLHKANSIFSACNQLGVIIGPLLISILIDKYSLTYALIATVIILIICSFTSLLLLIDSVPSNKIVENPVKGILSGFSLINKLNLVQDLGFLAATSFFFTGVLIVLTPLLAAINFGSSAKYIGSLNAIYGVGVIAFSLFTQLVKISSKVSLFTAAIMLSILIIILSRTTSYIFSSMIYFLFGFIVSWINVSILTNLQQRSPKEQIGKTIALAVFASQVCLPFSFGLISLLIEMNFTAPDITFSYGIGFVLVSMGIAYIRHSFNIKALRE, from the coding sequence ATGAATAATAAGTTTTATTATCTTTCCTTTGCCTATTTACTATCCTCAACTGCCTTATCGAGTTTTCTGTTAGTACAACAGCATATAACTATTAATATTTTATCTAGCCCAGAACTAGTTGGGATCCTGCTGGCGGTGAATTTTCTACCAAAAGTTATATTCATTCCGATTGGTGGTTATATAGCTGATAGGTATAGTAAACGTGCTTTACTATCTGGGACTACTTTTGCTAGGGTGATTTTACTCTTAGGAGCAAGTTATTTTTCATATATTGATAGTTTAACTATTAATCAACTGTATATAATCTCATTTATCTTTGGAATACTTGATGCTGTTTTTATCCCAACAGCAAACTCGTGCTTACCTTATTTTGTTAATCACGAAAGCTTGCATAAAGCCAATTCTATTTTTTCAGCATGTAATCAACTAGGAGTGATCATTGGTCCATTACTTATATCAATTCTAATTGATAAATATTCTTTAACTTATGCTCTCATTGCTACTGTTATTATTTTGATTATTTGTTCTTTTACCTCTTTACTGTTACTGATTGATTCGGTACCCAGTAATAAAATTGTTGAGAATCCAGTAAAAGGTATTTTATCTGGATTTTCTTTAATAAATAAATTAAACCTTGTTCAAGATTTAGGTTTTTTAGCGGCTACGAGTTTCTTTTTTACTGGGGTCCTTATTGTTTTAACTCCCCTTTTAGCTGCAATTAACTTCGGTAGTAGTGCTAAATATATAGGTTCTCTGAATGCTATTTATGGTGTAGGTGTTATTGCTTTCTCATTATTTACTCAGTTGGTAAAGATTTCATCAAAAGTTAGTTTATTTACTGCAGCAATTATGTTGTCTATTTTAATAATAATCTTATCTAGAACTACAAGTTATATTTTTTCTTCGATGATTTATTTCTTGTTTGGATTTATTGTTTCTTGGATTAATGTGTCAATTTTAACGAACTTACAACAAAGATCCCCGAAAGAGCAAATAGGTAAAACCATTGCTTTGGCAGTTTTTGCAAGCCAAGTTTGTCTACCATTTTCTTTTGGGTTGATTAGTTTATTGATAGAGATGAATTTTACTGCTCCAGATATAACTTTCAGTTATGGTATAGGATTTGTGTTAGTTAGCATGGGCATTGCCTACATTAGACATTCATTCAATATTAAGGCTTTGAGAGAATGA
- the tnpA gene encoding IS66 family insertion sequence element accessory protein TnpA: MNKRRTDQEWLSLIEQCQASSLTQQAFCQKHDISVSTFYAKRQQLSVNPSPTQSGFVKAEIIEKTTCRKVTQTWVANMTLMVNNVELSIPQGTPPHYLAELIGALS; this comes from the coding sequence ATGAATAAACGACGCACCGACCAAGAATGGCTTTCGCTGATTGAGCAATGCCAAGCCAGTTCGCTCACACAACAAGCTTTTTGCCAAAAACACGACATTAGCGTATCGACGTTTTACGCTAAGCGGCAGCAGTTGAGTGTTAACCCATCCCCAACTCAGAGTGGCTTCGTTAAGGCCGAAATTATTGAAAAAACCACCTGTCGCAAGGTGACCCAGACGTGGGTAGCCAACATGACTTTGATGGTAAATAACGTCGAATTGAGTATTCCTCAAGGCACGCCACCACACTATCTTGCAGAGTTGATTGGAGCCTTGTCATGA